The region TGATGTTCGGGACGATCAGCCCGCGCGGAGTGGCCGCCGCGATCCCGAGGTTGACGTAGTCCTTGTAGACGATTTCCTGCCGCGCCTCGTCCCAGGAGGCGTTGACCTCCGGATGACGCTTGATGGCGACCAGGAAGGCCTTGGCGACGAGCAGCAGCGGGTTGACCCGCAGCCCGGCCATCTCGGGGTCCTGCTTGAGCTCCTGGACCAGCTTCATCGTGCGGGTCACGTCGACGGTGATGAACTCCGTGACATGCGGCGCGGTGAAGGCGCTGGCGACCATCGCCTGCGCGGTGGCCTTGCGTACGCCCTTGACCGGCACCCGCCGCTCGCGCGCGGCGGCATCGACGAGACCGGGCTCGGCCGGGACGGCTTCCGGGGCCGCGGAGACCGGAGCAGCGACTCCGCCCGGGGCGACCGGGGACGGCGCGGCGGCCGCATGGACGTCCTCGCGGGTGATGATGCCGTCCGGGCCGGTCGGGGAGATTGCCGCCAGGTCGATACCGAGGTCCTTGGCGAGCTTGCGCACCGGCGGCTTGGCCAGCGGCCGGCCGAGGTGCCCGGCCCCTGTGCCGTTCGCGACCGGAGTCACGGGAGCGGCCGGGGAGGCGGCGGGAGCGATCACGGGGGCGGCGGCCGGTGCGGATGCGCCCCGCCCGTTCAGCTCCGCCTGGACCGCGGTGCGCGCGGGCTCCGGCTGGGCCGGCAACCCCGCCTGGGGCTTGCGCGCCCGGCGCTTGGTCGAGGACGGCCCGGCGCCGTAACCGACCAGCACCGCCTGCCGGCCCTGCGGCTCGGCGTCCTCGTCCTGGGACGCGGCGGCCTCCTGCACCGCCGGCGCCGCGGCGGGCCCGGCTCCGGGGTCGGTGTCCACGGAGATGATGACGGTGCCGACGTCGACGGTGACGCCCTCGCCGAAGTTCAGCTCATGCACCACTCCGTCGTAGGGAATGGGCAGTTCGACGGCGGCCTTGGCGGTCTCGACCTCACAGACGACCTGGCCGTCGGTGACGGTGTCGCCCGGCTGGACGTACCACTTGAGGATCTCGGCCTCGGTCAGCCCCTCGCCCACGTCGGGCATCTTGAACTCGCGGAAGCGCTGAGCGTTGGCGGTACTTGCAGTCATGGTCACGAACTCTCCTCAAACCCTCAGTACGCCAACGCACGGTCGACGGCGTCGAGCACCCGGTCCAGCCCCGGGAGGTACTCGTCCTCCAGACGGGAGGGCGGATACGGGGAATGGAACCCGCCGACCCGCAGGACCGGGGCCTCCAGGTGGTAGAAGCACCGCTCGGTGATCCGGGCGGCGATCTCCGCACCCGCACCGAAGAAGACCGGGGCCTCGTGCACCACGACCAGCCGGCCGGTCTTCTCCACCGACGACTGCACGGTGTCGAAGTCGATCGGGGAGAGCGAGCGCAGGTCGACGACCTCGAGCGACTTGCCCTCCTCGGCCGCGACATTGGCGACGTCCTGGCAGACCTTCACCATCGGGCCGTAGGCGGCCAGGGTGAGGTCGGAGCCGGTCCGGGCGATCCGGGCCTTGTGCAGGGGGTCGGGGATCGACTCGGTGTCCAGCCGCGACTTGTCGTGGTAGCGGCGCTTGGGCTCGAAGTAGATGACCGGGTCGTCGCCCGCGATGGCCTGCTGGAGCATCCAGTAGGCGTCGGAGGAGTTCGACGGAGAGACGATCTTGAGTCCCGCGACATGCGCGAACAGGGCCTCGGGGGACTCGGAGTGGTGCTCGACCGCGCCGATGCCACCCGCGTACGGGATGCGGATGACGACCGGCACCTTGACCTTGCCCAGCGCGCGGGCGTGCATCTTCGCGAGCTGGGTGACGATCTGGTCGTAGGCGGGGAAGACGAAACCATCGAACTGGATCTCGACGACCGGGCGGTAGCCGCGCAGCGCCATGCCGATCGCGGTGCCGACGATGCCGGACTCGGCGAGCGGGGTGTCGATGACCCGCTCCTCGCCGAAGTCCTTCTGCAGCCCGTCGGTGACCCGGAAGACGCCGCCGAGCTTGCCGACGTCCTCGCCCATGACGAGGACCTTGGGGTCGGCCTCCATGGAGGCACGCAGCGATTCGTTGATCGCCTTGGCGATGGTGATCTTCTCGAAGACGGCCATGGTCAGTTCCCCTCCGCGGCGGCATCGGCGTCGGCGAACGACGCCTGGTACGCGGCGAACTGCGCGCGCTCCTCATCGACGAGCGCATGCCCGTCGGCATAGACATTCTCGAAGATCGCCATGTCGTCCGGGTCGGGCATGGCACGCACGGCATCGCGGACCCGCTTGCCCAGGGCCTCGCTCTCCTCGTCGATCGAGGCGAGGTAGGCCTCGTCGACGAGGCCCTCGGCCTCCATGTACGTCCGCAGCCGCAGGATCGGGTCCTTGGCCTCCCAGGCCGCCCGCTCCTCGTCCTCGCGGTACTTCGTCGGGTCGTCCGAGGTGGTGTGCGCGCCCATGCGGTAGGTGAACGCCTCGACGAGCATCGGGCCCTGGCCGGTGCGCGCCCGCTCCAGCGCCGCCTTGGTCACCGCGAGGCAGGCCAGTACGTCATTGCCGTCGACCCGTACACCGGGGAATCCGTAACCGCGGGCGCGCTGGTAGAGCGGCACCCGGGTCTGCTTCTCGGTGGGTTCGGAAATCGCCCATTGGTTGTTCTGGCAGAAGAACACGACCGGGGCGTTGTAGACCGCGGAGAAGGTGAAGGATTCCGCGACATCTCCCTGGCTGGAGGCGCCGTCACCGAAATAGGCGATGACCGCGGAATCCGCGCCGTCCTTCTGCACACCCATCGCATAGCCGGTCGCATGCAGCGTCTGCGAACCGATCACGATGGTGTAGAGGTGGAAGTTGTTGCTGTTGGGGTCCCAGCCACCGTGGTTGACACCGCGGAACATGCCCAGCAGGTTCGTCGGGTCGACGCCACGGCACCACGCCACACCGTGCTCGCGGTAGGTCGGGAAGACGTAGTCGTCGTCGCGCAGCGCGCGGCCGGAACCGATCTGGGCGGCCTCCTGGCCCAGCAGCGAGGCCCACAGACCCAGTTCGCCCTGGCGCTGGAGGGTGGTCGCCTCGGCGTCGAACTTCCGCGTCAGCACCATGTCGCGGTAGAGCCCGCGCAGCTCGTCGGCGGAAAGATCGATCGAGTAATCCGGGTGCTCGACCCGCTTCCCTTCGGGGGTCAGCAGTTGTACGAGCTGGTCCTGCTCCGCCTGCTCGGGCCGACCGGAGTTCCGGGCCTTGGCCGGGGACGCCTTCTTGGCCGACGTCGCCTTTTTGGCGGTGGTGCGCTTGCTGCTGCCGCGGGCGTTTTTCCGCTGCGCAGTGCCTTCCACGGTCACGTGCTGCTCCTCCGTCTGTCCGACCCCCGGGGTCCGCCGGTGGCCGTATTGCGGCTCACCCGGTATCCGATACGGCGCACGGGGTGTGTGCGAACGCGGCCGGATCCGGGTGGAACAAAGCTCCCGGAGGTGGCCTGCTCATTGCACGTTACCCATTGTCAAAGCCGAAGTGGAAACGGCGCTGACCTGCGATTTTGCTTGGATTTCCAAGTAAATCGCTAAGGCTTGGAACAACTCCTGGTCACAGCGTTGCAGGCCGCCGGGACAACGGCACGTTATATCGCTGACCTGGAGCACGGGAAGGGTTGATGTGTGAGACTGGTGTGGTGCGCGAAGACGGAAAAATCACGGTATTCCTGCTCGACGACCACGAAGTTGTCCGGCGCGGCGTTCACGAAATGCTGTCCGTCGAGGACGACATCGAGGTGGTCGGCGAAGCGGGTACCGCCGCAGATGCCCTGGTCAGGATCCCAGCGACCCGCCCGGACGTCGCGGTGCTCGATGTCCGGCTGCCGGACGGGAGCGGCGTCGAGGTCTGCCGCGAGATCCGTTCGCAGGACGAGGACATCAAATGCCTGATGCTCACCTCGTTCGCGGACGACGAGGCCCTTTTCGATGCGATCATGGCCGGTGCGGCCGGATATGTCCTCAAGGCCATCCGGGGCAATGAGCTGCTCTCCGCGGTACGCGAGGTGGCGGCCGGGAAATCTCTGCTCGACCCCGTGGCGACCGCCCGGGTGCTGGAGCGGCTGCGCGACGGCAACGCCACGAAGAGCGACGACCGGCTGGCGAGCCTCACCGACCAGGAACGCAGAATTCTCGATCTGATCGGCGAGGGGCTGACCAATCGCGTCATCGGCGAACGGCTCCACCTCGCCGAGAAAACGATCAAGAACTACGTCTCCAGCCTGCTGTCCAAGCTCGGCATGGAGCGCCGCTCGCAGGCCGCCGCGTACGTCGCGCGGCTGCAGGCGGAGCGGCACTGAAGAAGAGCCGGCCGCGGCGCCCGGTTCGTGGCGATTCAGGACCATCGCCCCGGTTCCCCGGGGCTGCTGGCCCCTACTTGCCGACCTGACCCTCCCGGCAAGGTGGTTCCCATGTCCACCGACAACTACCGTGCCATCGAGCTGCTGAGCCGCACGCCCTACGGGCGCGTCTCGGCCAGTCGGCGGGCACTGCCCTTCACCACCGTCACCCGCCACCTCGTCCTGGACGGGTGCCTGGTCCTGCGGCTGCACCGCGGCTACGGCTACCACCAGGCCCTGGACGGCAGCGTGGTCGCCTACGAGGCAGACAACGTCAACAGCGGCGAGTGCGACACATGGTCGGTGCAGTTCACCGGCACGGCCCGGGTCATCGAGCCCACCCCCGCCGAGCGCGAGCTCTTCGGCCGCACCCCCCTGCTGGCCGACGGCGCCCCCTTCGACCCGGTCTTCCTGCGCATCGAGCCGGAGTTCGTGGCCCTGCACTGCCTCACCGATGTGCCCGTCTTCCGCTATGCGCACTCTGCGTAAGGCTTTCCGATACACCCACTCCGACGGGCGCAGTTGATCTAACATCTGGCGCGTGCTGCGCTCATCTGTAGTCCGGACGGCGGCAACGCCCGACAAAGACACCCTCGGATCTCTGCTCCGCCACTACACCGGCGCCGGCGCGCCGCTGTCCTGCGAGCCCGTCGCCGAGGGCCTGCTCAACCACGGCTACTTCCTCGCCACCACCCGCGGCCGCTACTTCCTCAAACACCATCTCGACGGCGACCGCGCGGCCCTCACCCGCCAGCACCGCGCCACCGACCGGCTCGCCGCGCTCGGCCTGCCGGTCGCCCCGCCCGTCACCGACGCGGACGGGCGGACCGTCACCGTCCTCGACGGCCGCTGTTACGCCCTGCACCCCTGGGTCGAAGGCCGGCACCTGGGCGGCGCGGCGCTGACCCGTGGCCAGTCCTGGCAGCTCGGCGCCCTGCTCGGGCTCGTCCATACCACGCTGGAGCAGGTCATGGCCGACGAGCCGCATCCGCCCCGGCCGCCCTGCGCGGATGCCGGGGCCGATCCCGAGCGGACCTTCGAGATGATCGAGGAGCTGCTGGCCCTGGCCCGCGGCGCCCGGCCCCGCACCAGCTTCGACGAACTCGCCGAGCACCGTCTGCTGGAGCGCCGGACCCTGCTGGCGCAGTTGGCGCACCACCGTCCGGCCCCCGGCGCGGAGCCCCCGGCGGGCTGGGTGCACGGTGATTTCCATCCGCTGAATGTGATCTACCGCGACGCGGAACCGACCGCGATCGTCGACTGGGACCGGCTGGGCGTCCAGCCCCGCGCCGAGGAGGCGGTGCGCGCCGCCGCGATCTTCTTCGTCCGCCCCTGCGGCACGCTGGACCTGGCGAAGGTGGCGGCGTACGCGGCCGCCTACCGCAGGACCTGCGGCGCCGGCCCCGAGGAGCTCGCGGCGGCCGTCCACCGGGTGTGGTGGGAGCGGCTGAACGACTTCTGGATGCTCACCTGGCGCTACCAGCTGGGCGACCGCCGCACCGATCCACAGTTCCCGGCGGCGGCCGCCCTGGCCGTGTGGTGGACCCGCGAGTACCGGGCCGTACGGAACGCCTTCACCCGCTGAAGCGGGGCGGCGCTCCGGTCAGCCGTTCGAGCCGAGCGTGGTGGTGCCGGCGTCCGTGCCGCCTGCGGCGGGCCCGCCGTCCGCACCGGCGGTCGCCCCGCCGTTGTCGGTGCCGCCGTTGTCGGTGCCCCCGTTGTCGGTGCCCCCGTCCGTGGGACCCCCGTCGGACGTCCCGCCGGTGTCCGTGGGCGGCGCGGACGTCGGCGGCTGCGACGTCGACGGCTGCGAGGTGGGCGGCGCCGAGGTCTCCGGCGTACTGGGCTGCGCGGTGGGCGGCGTGCTGTACGTGTTGTCGTCGCTGCCGGTGTCGTCGGGCTCGGTCTCCGGAGTGGTCGGCTCCTCCGACGGCTCCTCGCTCGCCTTGTCGTCCTTCGTCGGCGTCGGCGACTGGGTGGTGGGAGTGTCGTGCTTCTTGCCCTGACCACTGGTGTTCTGCAGCGCGAAGGCCACACCCACGGCGATGGCGATCACCGCGAGCGCCGCGATCAGCCAGATCTTGCCGCGTCCGCCCTTGCCGGGCCGGGTACCGCCCTCGAAGCCGCCGTCGTCGGGCCGCATCCCGGGCGTCAGAATCGGCTGCGCCGTGGTGTGCCCGGCGTCGGGGTGCGGCAGCGCGGTGGTGGCCGCGGTCCCCAGGGGCGAGGCGTGACCGCCCTCGTGCAGCGCGACCGGGCCGGTGCTCCAGGTGCCGGTGTGACCGCCCTGCTCGTGCAGCATCTGCAGCGAGTACTGGACCAGGCCGCGCATCTCCTCGGCGGACTGGAACCGGTCGTCGGGGTCCTTGGCCAGCGACCGCATGACCAGGCCGTCCAGCTCCGGCGGCACCGCGTCGGCGACCTCGGACGGCGCCACCGGCATGTCCTGGACGTGCTGGTAGACGACCGACAGCGGGGTCTCACCGGTGAACGGCGGCCGCAGCGTGAGCAGTTCGTAGAGCAGACAGCCGGTGGCGTAGAGGTCGGAGCGGGTGTCGACGGTCTTGCCGAGCGCCTGCTCCGGAGAGAGGTACTGGGGGGTGCCCATGACCATGCCGGTCTGGGTCATGGTGGACTGCGCGCCGTGCAGCGCACGGGCGATACCGAAGTCCATGACCTTGACGGCCCCGCTGTTCGTGATGATCACGTTCGCGGGCTTGATGTCACGGTGCACGATGCCGTGCTGGTGGCTGTAGGCCAGCGCCTCCAGCACACCGGAGACGATGATCAGTGCCTGGTCCGCCGGCGGGGCGTCGGCGTTGAGCAGCAGATCGCGGATGGTGTGGCCCTCGACCAGCTCCATCACGATGTACGGCACGGTGTTGCCGCCGACCAGGTCCTCGCCCGAGTCGTACACGGCCACCACCGCGTGGTGGTTCAGCCCGGCCACGGACTGCGCCTCACGCGTGAAGCGGGCCTTGGAGACCGGGTCCTCGGCGAGGTCGGAGCGCAGCAGCTTCACGGCGACGGTCCGGCCGAGACGTACGTCCTCGGCCGCGAACACCTCCGCCATTCCGCCGCGGCCGAGCCGTCGCGTGAGCCGGTAGCGGCCATCGCCGACCAGCCCGCCGTTGCCCCACATCTCCGGTGCGTCGGGGATATTGGAGCCGGTGGCGTCAGGATCGGACGGGCCCTGGGGGCTCTGCGTCGGTGCCATCGGTCCTCGCCGTCGAATCGATCCGCATGAGAGCGGTAAGGTCATCGGTCTTCGCTAGAGCACGCTACAGGCTCCGCGGCACTCGCCGGTCCGTCGTGGACCGGCCATCAAACCTGGCGGAAGCGAAAGCCTGCAAGTTCACCTGGGGTAATCGGGCACGCAAAAGCCTCAAGGCCGTGACGGGATCTTGCACATCTGGTCACGGAACGGGCACACAGCTTGACGTGTCCGAGGCCTGGGGCAGACTTGGCTGCAGAATTCCAGATTTTGATCGCTATACGTACGGGTATTGCGCTAGGGGGAAGCGGAACGATGAGCCAGGACGGCGCTCAGGGCCAATTCGAGGGCCGTTCGGTCGGCGGAGGACGTTACCAGCTTCGTGATCTTCTGGGCGCCGGCGGCATGGCCTCCGTGCACCTCGCCTACGACAGCGTGCTGGACCGCGAAGTCGCGATCAAGACCCTCCACACCGAGCTCGGCCGCGAGCAGGCCTTCCGTGAGCGCTTCCGGCGTGAGGCCCAGTCCGTGGCGAAACTCACGCACACCAATATCGTCTCGGTCTACGACTCCGGCGAGGACGAGCTCGACGGCGGCATGGTGCCGTACATCGTCATGGAGTACGTCGCGGGCCAGCCGCTGCGCTCCGATCTGGACACCGACATTGCCCAGCATGGCGCAATGCCGACGGAAAAGGCCTTGAAGATCACGGCCGATGTGCTGGCCGCGCTCGAGGTCAGCCACGAAATGGGCCTGGTCCACCGGGACATCAAGCCCGGAAACGTCATGCTGAACAAGCGTGGCGTCGTCAAGGT is a window of Streptomyces caniferus DNA encoding:
- a CDS encoding pyridoxamine 5'-phosphate oxidase family protein, whose protein sequence is MSTDNYRAIELLSRTPYGRVSASRRALPFTTVTRHLVLDGCLVLRLHRGYGYHQALDGSVVAYEADNVNSGECDTWSVQFTGTARVIEPTPAERELFGRTPLLADGAPFDPVFLRIEPEFVALHCLTDVPVFRYAHSA
- a CDS encoding alpha-ketoacid dehydrogenase subunit beta, with product MAVFEKITIAKAINESLRASMEADPKVLVMGEDVGKLGGVFRVTDGLQKDFGEERVIDTPLAESGIVGTAIGMALRGYRPVVEIQFDGFVFPAYDQIVTQLAKMHARALGKVKVPVVIRIPYAGGIGAVEHHSESPEALFAHVAGLKIVSPSNSSDAYWMLQQAIAGDDPVIYFEPKRRYHDKSRLDTESIPDPLHKARIARTGSDLTLAAYGPMVKVCQDVANVAAEEGKSLEVVDLRSLSPIDFDTVQSSVEKTGRLVVVHEAPVFFGAGAEIAARITERCFYHLEAPVLRVGGFHSPYPPSRLEDEYLPGLDRVLDAVDRALAY
- the pdhA gene encoding pyruvate dehydrogenase (acetyl-transferring) E1 component subunit alpha is translated as MTVEGTAQRKNARGSSKRTTAKKATSAKKASPAKARNSGRPEQAEQDQLVQLLTPEGKRVEHPDYSIDLSADELRGLYRDMVLTRKFDAEATTLQRQGELGLWASLLGQEAAQIGSGRALRDDDYVFPTYREHGVAWCRGVDPTNLLGMFRGVNHGGWDPNSNNFHLYTIVIGSQTLHATGYAMGVQKDGADSAVIAYFGDGASSQGDVAESFTFSAVYNAPVVFFCQNNQWAISEPTEKQTRVPLYQRARGYGFPGVRVDGNDVLACLAVTKAALERARTGQGPMLVEAFTYRMGAHTTSDDPTKYREDEERAAWEAKDPILRLRTYMEAEGLVDEAYLASIDEESEALGKRVRDAVRAMPDPDDMAIFENVYADGHALVDEERAQFAAYQASFADADAAAEGN
- a CDS encoding response regulator; protein product: MREDGKITVFLLDDHEVVRRGVHEMLSVEDDIEVVGEAGTAADALVRIPATRPDVAVLDVRLPDGSGVEVCREIRSQDEDIKCLMLTSFADDEALFDAIMAGAAGYVLKAIRGNELLSAVREVAAGKSLLDPVATARVLERLRDGNATKSDDRLASLTDQERRILDLIGEGLTNRVIGERLHLAEKTIKNYVSSLLSKLGMERRSQAAAYVARLQAERH
- a CDS encoding protein kinase domain-containing protein — protein: MAPTQSPQGPSDPDATGSNIPDAPEMWGNGGLVGDGRYRLTRRLGRGGMAEVFAAEDVRLGRTVAVKLLRSDLAEDPVSKARFTREAQSVAGLNHHAVVAVYDSGEDLVGGNTVPYIVMELVEGHTIRDLLLNADAPPADQALIIVSGVLEALAYSHQHGIVHRDIKPANVIITNSGAVKVMDFGIARALHGAQSTMTQTGMVMGTPQYLSPEQALGKTVDTRSDLYATGCLLYELLTLRPPFTGETPLSVVYQHVQDMPVAPSEVADAVPPELDGLVMRSLAKDPDDRFQSAEEMRGLVQYSLQMLHEQGGHTGTWSTGPVALHEGGHASPLGTAATTALPHPDAGHTTAQPILTPGMRPDDGGFEGGTRPGKGGRGKIWLIAALAVIAIAVGVAFALQNTSGQGKKHDTPTTQSPTPTKDDKASEEPSEEPTTPETEPDDTGSDDNTYSTPPTAQPSTPETSAPPTSQPSTSQPPTSAPPTDTGGTSDGGPTDGGTDNGGTDNGGTDNGGATAGADGGPAAGGTDAGTTTLGSNG
- a CDS encoding dihydrolipoamide acetyltransferase family protein, with product MTASTANAQRFREFKMPDVGEGLTEAEILKWYVQPGDTVTDGQVVCEVETAKAAVELPIPYDGVVHELNFGEGVTVDVGTVIISVDTDPGAGPAAAPAVQEAAASQDEDAEPQGRQAVLVGYGAGPSSTKRRARKPQAGLPAQPEPARTAVQAELNGRGASAPAAAPVIAPAASPAAPVTPVANGTGAGHLGRPLAKPPVRKLAKDLGIDLAAISPTGPDGIITREDVHAAAAPSPVAPGGVAAPVSAAPEAVPAEPGLVDAAARERRVPVKGVRKATAQAMVASAFTAPHVTEFITVDVTRTMKLVQELKQDPEMAGLRVNPLLLVAKAFLVAIKRHPEVNASWDEARQEIVYKDYVNLGIAAATPRGLIVPNIKDAGVRTLPQLAAELGDLVATARDGKTSPAAMTGGTVTITNVGVFGVDTGTPILNPGESAILAFGAVKLQPWVHKGKVKARQVTTLALSFDHRLIDGELGSKLLADVAALLERPKRLITWG
- a CDS encoding phosphotransferase — its product is MLRSSVVRTAATPDKDTLGSLLRHYTGAGAPLSCEPVAEGLLNHGYFLATTRGRYFLKHHLDGDRAALTRQHRATDRLAALGLPVAPPVTDADGRTVTVLDGRCYALHPWVEGRHLGGAALTRGQSWQLGALLGLVHTTLEQVMADEPHPPRPPCADAGADPERTFEMIEELLALARGARPRTSFDELAEHRLLERRTLLAQLAHHRPAPGAEPPAGWVHGDFHPLNVIYRDAEPTAIVDWDRLGVQPRAEEAVRAAAIFFVRPCGTLDLAKVAAYAAAYRRTCGAGPEELAAAVHRVWWERLNDFWMLTWRYQLGDRRTDPQFPAAAALAVWWTREYRAVRNAFTR